From Sediminibacterium sp. TEGAF015, a single genomic window includes:
- a CDS encoding DUF983 domain-containing protein, translated as MNLSKTYLVSTLSNKCPRCREGELFKRSSAYGLKGSATEMHETCPVCHQPTEIEVGFYYGTGYVSYALSVALTVSTFVAWKVLIGMSFDIDDNRIFYWLGTNIAILLLLQPVLMRLARSLWLSWFVKFEPNWKSKPLKAPERINKDQFANW; from the coding sequence ATGAACCTTTCAAAAACCTATCTAGTAAGTACCCTTTCTAATAAATGCCCAAGATGCAGGGAAGGAGAGTTGTTCAAGCGCAGTTCTGCGTATGGTCTCAAGGGAAGTGCTACTGAAATGCACGAAACCTGCCCTGTTTGTCACCAGCCCACAGAAATTGAAGTTGGATTTTACTATGGCACTGGCTATGTAAGCTATGCCCTCTCTGTTGCTTTAACCGTAAGCACATTTGTTGCCTGGAAAGTATTGATCGGAATGAGTTTCGATATAGACGATAACCGAATCTTTTACTGGTTAGGAACCAATATTGCTATCCTCTTATTACTACAACCTGTATTGATGCGATTGGCCAGGAGCCTTTGGTTAAGTTGGTTTGTAAAATTTGAACCCAACTGGAAGAGCAAGCCCTTAAAAGCACCTGAGCGCATTAACAAAGACCAGTTTGCTAATTGGTAG
- a CDS encoding outer membrane beta-barrel protein yields MQQPPAIRLFFTFFFTVLVTTVFSQAKINGKVISATNETLSGTSIKLEGPTSRTVAADVEGRFSISVKPGKYTLTFSRVGYQTKILEGIEAKEGIEANDLNVVLDLKTTTTEVVVRSSARKESSNAMIVFQKTNTAMSSGLAADFIRRTPDRNTSDVLKRVSGASIQDNKFVVVRGLSDRYNQALLNNALMPSSEPDKKAFSFDIIPAAMIDNIIINKTATPDLPGEFAGGLVQVNTRDIPTKNQLNVTVSLGYNSQSTFKSFTGNQRSNTAWLGFDGGGRSLPSSMPNTVTYRGLTDNEKISISKDFNGNAYGEKVNTAAPIRTVNLAWSNTKTFKNEAKLGSIVSVYYRNASIIYDDVERGRFEKVRTPIFTGSEIQNRYSTNLGVMANFTYMKGATKISFRNILNQVYEENYLNRNVENIGRLQNVSLRSNFLNQRLLISSQIEGEHLLSQSRGIKFIWNANGSFNSKSQPDFRTAQYTRNLGATTGAYTLDDDDTRRFFSELKDYSTGLNGTLVVPFNMGGLKQTMKLGGSTLLRFRDFNARVFRYRPVGNNSNLELPFDKMFQTSNINANGLLLEEQTQNTDRYFGISALNSGYLMFDNKLTNSLRVIWGARAEFFEQFLSSRDLALNRVRVNTQKWDFLPSLNITNSFNNQHQIRFAVSQTVARPEFREIAPFQFFDYESIWGIGGETSLRRTKIFNADIRYEYYPKSGEMISVGVFTKKFTDPIELRMDGGSNADRWLFSYTNAASATLVGAEVEIRKGMDFVSDKLKDFTFIGNATVLKSTVKLNSTQASGKETTQNRPLFGQSPYLINAGFQYTNTEKGFNASILYNRQGPRLSLVGDPDGAGFYDIYEKSRNLLDLQVSKKVMNNAGEIKVTVSDVFNNKFAFYDNADNKPGYSYAAGDRINYAYRPGTTVTVSFSYDINFKR; encoded by the coding sequence ATGCAACAACCCCCGGCAATCAGATTATTTTTTACCTTTTTCTTCACTGTTTTAGTTACAACAGTGTTTTCACAGGCTAAAATCAACGGTAAAGTAATCTCCGCCACAAATGAAACCTTATCTGGAACCTCTATCAAATTAGAAGGTCCTACCAGCAGAACCGTAGCAGCCGATGTAGAAGGACGTTTCAGCATTTCGGTAAAGCCAGGAAAGTATACCCTGACTTTTTCACGTGTAGGGTATCAAACCAAAATTTTAGAAGGAATCGAAGCAAAAGAAGGCATTGAAGCCAATGATTTAAACGTAGTATTAGATTTAAAAACCACCACCACAGAAGTAGTGGTTCGTTCCTCTGCCCGTAAAGAAAGTTCTAACGCCATGATTGTGTTTCAAAAGACAAACACAGCCATGTCAAGTGGATTGGCAGCAGACTTCATCAGAAGAACACCCGATAGAAATACATCAGACGTATTAAAGCGTGTGAGTGGTGCTTCTATTCAAGATAATAAATTCGTAGTGGTTCGTGGATTAAGCGATCGTTACAACCAGGCTTTATTGAACAATGCCTTAATGCCAAGTTCAGAGCCAGATAAAAAAGCATTCTCTTTCGATATCATTCCAGCAGCCATGATTGATAATATCATTATCAATAAAACGGCTACCCCTGATTTACCAGGTGAATTTGCTGGTGGATTGGTGCAGGTTAACACCCGCGATATCCCTACTAAGAATCAATTAAACGTAACTGTTTCTTTGGGATACAACTCTCAAAGTACTTTCAAGAGCTTCACTGGCAATCAGCGCAGCAACACTGCCTGGTTAGGTTTTGATGGTGGTGGCAGAAGTTTGCCTTCCAGCATGCCGAATACAGTAACTTACAGAGGCTTAACTGACAACGAAAAAATTTCTATCAGCAAAGACTTCAATGGCAATGCATACGGCGAAAAAGTAAACACAGCAGCGCCTATCCGCACAGTAAACTTAGCTTGGTCTAATACAAAGACTTTCAAAAACGAAGCTAAGTTGGGTTCAATTGTTTCAGTATACTACAGAAATGCTTCTATCATTTATGATGATGTAGAAAGAGGTCGTTTCGAAAAAGTAAGAACACCTATTTTCACCGGTTCTGAAATTCAGAATCGTTATTCAACCAACTTGGGTGTTATGGCCAACTTCACTTATATGAAGGGTGCTACTAAAATCTCTTTCAGAAATATTCTGAATCAGGTTTACGAAGAGAACTATTTAAATAGAAATGTAGAGAATATTGGTCGTTTACAGAATGTGTCTTTGCGTTCTAATTTCTTAAACCAGCGTTTATTAATCAGCAGCCAAATTGAAGGAGAGCATTTGTTAAGCCAAAGCCGCGGCATCAAATTTATCTGGAATGCCAACGGTTCTTTCAATAGCAAATCACAGCCTGATTTCAGAACAGCTCAGTATACCCGTAACCTGGGTGCAACCACTGGTGCTTATACTTTAGATGATGATGATACCAGAAGATTCTTCTCTGAATTAAAAGATTATTCAACTGGCTTGAATGGTACATTGGTTGTTCCATTTAATATGGGGGGATTAAAGCAGACGATGAAATTAGGAGGCTCTACATTATTACGTTTCCGTGATTTCAATGCCCGCGTATTTAGATACAGACCCGTAGGTAACAATAGCAATTTGGAATTGCCTTTCGACAAAATGTTCCAAACAAGCAATATCAATGCAAATGGTTTATTGCTAGAAGAGCAAACACAGAACACAGACCGTTACTTTGGTATCTCTGCATTGAATAGCGGATACTTAATGTTCGATAATAAATTGACCAATAGTTTACGCGTGATCTGGGGTGCGAGAGCAGAATTCTTTGAACAATTCTTAAGCAGCCGTGACCTGGCTTTGAATAGAGTAAGAGTAAATACACAGAAATGGGATTTCTTACCTTCTTTGAATATTACCAATAGTTTCAACAACCAGCACCAAATCCGTTTTGCTGTATCTCAAACGGTTGCCCGTCCTGAGTTCCGTGAGATTGCACCATTCCAGTTCTTCGATTATGAAAGCATCTGGGGTATTGGTGGAGAAACATCTTTAAGAAGAACTAAAATCTTCAACGCAGATATCCGTTACGAATACTATCCTAAGTCTGGTGAAATGATTTCAGTAGGTGTGTTTACCAAGAAATTCACTGATCCTATCGAATTAAGAATGGACGGTGGAAGTAACGCAGACCGTTGGTTGTTCAGCTATACCAATGCAGCTTCCGCAACCCTAGTAGGAGCTGAAGTAGAAATCAGAAAAGGAATGGACTTTGTAAGTGACAAATTGAAAGATTTCACTTTCATTGGTAATGCAACCGTTCTAAAATCAACGGTGAAGTTGAACTCAACACAAGCAAGTGGTAAAGAAACCACACAGAACAGACCATTGTTTGGTCAGTCTCCTTACTTAATCAATGCAGGATTCCAGTACACCAATACAGAAAAAGGATTCAACGCTTCTATCTTATACAACAGACAAGGACCAAGATTGTCGTTGGTAGGAGATCCTGATGGTGCTGGTTTCTACGATATCTACGAGAAGAGCAGAAACTTATTAGATCTGCAAGTTTCTAAGAAAGTAATGAACAATGCAGGGGAAATCAAAGTGACAGTATCTGATGTGTTCAACAACAAATTTGCTTTCTACGATAACGCAGACAATAAGCCTGGGTACAGCTATGCAGCAGGAGATAGAATCAACTATGCATACAGACCAGGAACAACCGTAACCGTATCCTTTAGCTACGATATCAATTTTAAGAGATAA
- a CDS encoding type II toxin-antitoxin system HipA family toxin produces MITNAFIKIWDSTVGAISWDAQKGLAFFEFEPSFLNTPWDLSPIKMSTSIARGRIFSFPELIRNNTFKGLPGLLADVLPDKYGNELINTWLTQNGRPVDSMNPVELLCFIGKRGMGALEFEPVIAGAFDKSTRIEISQLIDIAQAILSKKQQYKAKLSNEDAKALSDILKIGTSAGGARAKAVIAFNEKTGEVKSGQADVSKGFEHWLIKFDGVTDAEIGVSNGYGRVEMAYHLMAKQAGIQMMDCRLFEENGRAHFMTKRFDREKNNQKLHVQSFCALNHFDFNEVNSFSYEQLFQTMRSLRLPYPAAEQLFRRMAFNVMARNCDDHTKNFAFIMNREGNWSLAPAFDICHAYRPGSTWVSQHALSINGKRNNIVKDDLLAVANNMNIKKAESILNQIKDTVASWKDFATETKVKPKLRDAIGETLLFL; encoded by the coding sequence ATGATTACAAATGCATTTATAAAAATTTGGGACAGCACAGTAGGAGCCATTTCTTGGGATGCTCAAAAAGGGTTAGCTTTTTTTGAGTTTGAGCCGAGCTTTCTAAATACCCCTTGGGACTTATCGCCAATAAAAATGTCTACTAGTATCGCTCGTGGTAGAATATTTTCTTTCCCCGAATTAATTCGAAATAATACTTTTAAAGGATTACCAGGTTTATTGGCAGATGTTTTACCAGATAAATATGGGAACGAATTAATCAATACATGGCTTACACAAAATGGTAGACCTGTAGATAGCATGAATCCAGTTGAATTACTTTGTTTTATTGGAAAAAGGGGTATGGGTGCATTGGAATTTGAGCCTGTTATAGCTGGAGCATTTGACAAGTCTACTAGAATTGAGATCAGTCAGTTGATTGACATTGCGCAAGCTATACTTTCTAAAAAGCAACAATACAAAGCAAAACTATCCAATGAGGATGCCAAGGCTTTAAGTGATATATTGAAGATTGGAACATCTGCTGGAGGTGCTAGGGCTAAAGCGGTGATTGCATTTAATGAAAAAACAGGTGAAGTGAAATCGGGTCAAGCAGATGTGTCAAAAGGTTTTGAACATTGGCTTATAAAATTTGATGGTGTAACTGATGCAGAAATTGGCGTTTCAAATGGGTATGGAAGAGTTGAAATGGCCTATCATTTGATGGCCAAACAAGCGGGTATTCAAATGATGGATTGTAGGCTATTTGAAGAAAATGGACGTGCACATTTTATGACGAAGCGATTTGATCGAGAAAAAAATAATCAAAAATTACATGTGCAAAGCTTTTGCGCACTGAATCATTTTGATTTTAATGAAGTAAATAGTTTTAGTTACGAACAGCTTTTTCAAACAATGCGTAGCTTACGCCTGCCTTATCCAGCGGCAGAACAATTGTTTCGAAGAATGGCTTTTAATGTAATGGCTCGAAACTGTGATGATCATACTAAGAATTTTGCTTTTATTATGAATAGAGAAGGCAATTGGTCTCTAGCTCCTGCTTTTGATATTTGTCATGCCTATAGACCTGGAAGTACATGGGTAAGCCAACATGCTCTAAGTATAAATGGGAAGCGAAATAATATTGTTAAAGACGACCTTTTAGCTGTTGCAAATAATATGAATATTAAGAAGGCGGAATCTATTTTGAATCAAATAAAAGATACGGTTGCTTCCTGGAAAGACTTTGCTACTGAAACAAAAGTTAAGCCAAAGCTGAGGGATGCTATTGGAGAGACATTGCTTTTCTTGTGA
- a CDS encoding type II toxin-antitoxin system VapC family toxin gives MASKVFLDANILLDFTLKRADYEQSKKIINLAVDGTIEAFMTPSIVHILGYWLAKAYGNLKAKEILLTLLTDITVIDIPHEIVVNSLLSKMNDIEDALQYFTSLHYNLDYFISRDKSLQKQASPTLPIYTPKEFIEEYKL, from the coding sequence ATGGCTTCTAAAGTATTTTTAGATGCGAATATTTTACTTGATTTTACATTAAAGCGAGCAGATTATGAACAATCTAAAAAGATAATTAATCTTGCAGTAGATGGTACAATTGAGGCGTTTATGACTCCATCCATTGTTCACATTCTAGGTTATTGGTTAGCAAAAGCATATGGAAATTTAAAAGCAAAAGAAATACTTCTGACTCTCCTTACTGACATAACCGTTATTGATATTCCACATGAAATTGTAGTGAATTCTCTACTTTCCAAAATGAACGATATTGAAGATGCACTTCAATATTTTACTTCACTTCATTATAATCTGGACTACTTTATCTCTAGAGATAAGAGTTTACAAAAACAAGCCAGCCCAACTCTACCCATATATACTCCAAAAGAATTTATAGAAGAATACAAGCTTTAA
- a CDS encoding DUF6364 family protein, whose protein sequence is MTTKLTLTVEKEVIERAKSYAKNSGRSLSELVEKYLDSITQEKTEQKISPRLKKLVGIVKLPKDFDEKKEYLSYLEKKHL, encoded by the coding sequence ATGACTACAAAACTTACCCTCACCGTTGAAAAAGAGGTTATAGAACGTGCTAAATCTTATGCAAAAAATTCAGGGAGGAGTTTGTCTGAATTGGTAGAAAAATACCTGGACAGCATTACGCAAGAAAAAACTGAACAAAAAATTTCACCAAGACTAAAAAAGTTAGTGGGTATAGTAAAACTACCTAAAGACTTCGATGAAAAGAAAGAATACCTTTCCTACCTAGAGAAGAAGCATTTATGA
- a CDS encoding Fic family protein, whose amino-acid sequence MAFDRNTPYNELPNLPPPGFIESPEILKQLAKAARYLGELNGLCISLPDPQILINTIVLQESKDSSAIENIVTTQDELYKAATEDDTNNLGAKEVLNYKEALYVGMKRLQDQQNLLLTNTMVEIVQTIKQNNAGIRNVPGTSLKNAINGEVVYTPPCCEDVIREKLSALEQFINDPEFSSFDPLIKMAFIQYQFESIHPFPDGNGRAGRILNALYLVQQGLLIQPVLYLSSYIVKHKTEYYQLLRSITEKENWQDWVMYMLTALIETTQLTAKKMKAMLSLKSNYEKQLKEVLGTSFSYDLLQLMFTLPYLKIDLLVKKEIAHRQTASTWLKKLSDADIVRPQKIGRTTYYINFRLMEILSSDS is encoded by the coding sequence ATGGCTTTTGATAGAAATACGCCTTACAATGAATTGCCCAATTTACCTCCACCGGGTTTTATTGAATCGCCTGAAATTTTAAAACAGCTTGCAAAAGCAGCCCGTTATTTAGGGGAATTAAATGGACTCTGCATATCATTGCCTGATCCTCAAATTTTAATCAATACAATTGTTTTACAAGAAAGTAAAGATAGTTCTGCTATTGAAAATATTGTTACTACACAAGATGAATTATATAAGGCAGCAACGGAAGACGATACAAATAATCTTGGAGCAAAAGAGGTATTAAATTATAAAGAAGCATTGTATGTTGGTATGAAAAGATTGCAAGATCAACAAAATCTATTGTTGACTAATACCATGGTAGAGATTGTCCAAACCATAAAACAAAATAATGCTGGAATAAGAAATGTGCCAGGCACTTCATTAAAAAATGCCATTAATGGCGAAGTAGTTTATACTCCACCTTGTTGTGAAGATGTAATAAGGGAAAAATTAAGTGCTTTAGAACAGTTCATAAATGATCCTGAATTTTCCTCTTTTGATCCACTCATTAAAATGGCTTTTATTCAGTATCAGTTTGAGTCCATACATCCATTTCCAGATGGTAATGGAAGAGCTGGTAGAATCTTAAATGCGTTATACCTTGTTCAACAGGGCTTATTAATACAGCCTGTGCTTTATTTGAGTTCATATATCGTAAAGCACAAAACTGAGTACTATCAACTATTAAGATCGATTACAGAAAAGGAAAACTGGCAGGATTGGGTTATGTATATGCTAACAGCTTTGATAGAGACTACACAGCTCACTGCAAAAAAAATGAAGGCAATGCTATCATTAAAAAGTAATTATGAAAAGCAACTAAAGGAAGTTTTAGGAACATCTTTTAGTTATGATTTACTTCAATTGATGTTTACCTTGCCATACTTAAAAATTGATTTATTAGTAAAAAAAGAAATTGCACATAGACAAACAGCTTCTACTTGGTTAAAGAAACTTTCAGATGCTGATATTGTTAGACCACAAAAAATCGGGAGAACAACCTATTATATCAACTTCCGTTTGATGGAAATACTTTCAAGCGATTCATAA
- a CDS encoding DUF2490 domain-containing protein yields MTILFLLTLGLTPAKAQYARTTYHNTIGWYGYFGTFQLNKKWGLHTEYQFRRSDLITNWQQGLLRLGVNYQASPTLLLRVGYAMAETYPYGEVPINALGRGYTEHRFYEMAQLTQKEGRFDIIHRFILEQRFIGRYSSPAKMHEDEFPLSHRMRYMLRLQMPFKGKTIQDKSWYAAAYDEIHIGFGKNVGANTFDQNRLGLLLGYRFSPQFRLEGGYLNQTLQFGRLINNRNIFQSNSGIIVNANFSF; encoded by the coding sequence TTGACTATTTTATTCCTATTAACCCTTGGTTTAACCCCTGCGAAAGCCCAATACGCTCGTACAACTTATCATAATACCATTGGCTGGTATGGATACTTCGGCACTTTCCAACTCAACAAAAAATGGGGATTACACACCGAATACCAATTTCGCCGCAGCGACCTCATTACAAATTGGCAGCAAGGTCTGTTAAGACTGGGCGTCAATTACCAGGCAAGTCCTACCCTGTTGTTGCGTGTGGGATATGCCATGGCAGAAACCTATCCCTACGGCGAAGTGCCCATCAATGCCCTGGGCAGAGGATATACCGAACATCGTTTCTATGAAATGGCGCAGCTAACACAAAAAGAAGGCAGGTTCGACATCATACATCGCTTCATTCTAGAGCAACGATTCATTGGCCGATACAGTTCGCCCGCGAAAATGCATGAAGACGAATTTCCGCTAAGCCATCGCATGCGTTATATGTTACGATTGCAAATGCCTTTCAAAGGAAAAACCATTCAAGACAAATCTTGGTATGCGGCTGCTTACGACGAAATTCATATTGGCTTTGGCAAGAATGTAGGCGCCAACACGTTTGATCAAAACCGCCTCGGACTCTTACTTGGGTATCGATTCAGTCCACAGTTTCGGTTAGAGGGCGGCTATTTAAATCAAACCCTGCAATTCGGCAGACTCATCAACAACCGCAATATTTTCCAAAGCAACAGCGGGATTATTGTGAATGCGAATTTTAGTTTTTGA
- a CDS encoding type II toxin-antitoxin system TacA family antitoxin — protein MKTIAKSRFDTRLSKEQKEYFEFAAKLGGFRSLTDFIIHAAQNQATSIVEKHNAFLGSKKDRDIFFNALMNPPTPNTNLKKAMIRYKKTLEK, from the coding sequence ATGAAAACAATCGCTAAGTCTCGTTTTGATACGCGGTTATCAAAAGAACAAAAAGAATATTTTGAATTTGCAGCAAAACTGGGAGGTTTTAGATCACTTACTGATTTTATTATTCATGCTGCTCAGAATCAAGCCACAAGCATTGTAGAGAAGCACAACGCATTTTTGGGATCGAAAAAAGATCGAGACATCTTTTTTAATGCTTTGATGAATCCTCCAACGCCAAATACAAATCTTAAAAAAGCAATGATTCGCTATAAGAAAACGCTTGAGAAATAA
- a CDS encoding DUF6364 family protein, translated as MKSRLNLTIENTVLEDVKMYATKQKRSVSDLVENYFKKIVKPTKRKNIIDLIEKLDKPNIADNDDLKELFYKENGKKYGF; from the coding sequence ATGAAATCTAGGCTTAACTTAACAATTGAAAATACAGTATTAGAAGACGTAAAAATGTATGCAACTAAACAGAAAAGAAGTGTTTCTGATTTAGTAGAGAATTATTTTAAAAAAATTGTAAAGCCCACGAAAAGAAAAAACATAATTGATTTAATTGAGAAATTAGATAAGCCCAATATTGCTGATAATGATGACTTAAAAGAATTGTTTTACAAAGAAAATGGTAAGAAATATGGCTTCTAA
- a CDS encoding type II toxin-antitoxin system VapC family toxin, translating to MRNLFLDTNILVDLLADRKPFSKFALEIFTAAENKQVVLYTSSHSIATTYYLLKKFIEDKSLREAISSLIEFVKVIPIDSIIINKGLKSKQRDFEDALQLFAASSIQRMDCIVTRNIKDFKGSEILVLSPDEICAQL from the coding sequence ATGAGAAATCTTTTTTTAGACACTAATATATTAGTTGATTTACTGGCAGACAGAAAACCATTTAGCAAGTTTGCGCTGGAAATATTTACAGCAGCTGAAAACAAGCAAGTTGTACTTTATACCTCTTCTCATTCAATAGCAACAACTTACTATTTATTAAAAAAGTTTATAGAAGACAAGTCACTCAGAGAAGCAATTTCCAGTTTAATTGAATTTGTAAAAGTGATACCCATAGACAGCATAATAATTAACAAAGGACTAAAGTCAAAGCAAAGAGATTTCGAAGACGCTTTACAATTATTTGCAGCCAGCAGTATTCAAAGAATGGACTGTATCGTAACCAGAAATATCAAAGATTTCAAAGGGAGTGAAATTCTAGTACTTTCTCCAGATGAAATCTGCGCTCAGCTGTAG
- a CDS encoding LTA synthase family protein, with protein sequence MQLLTAIFKLIVLVAIQIIIEQAPQLILGNPEITINLSFIFIINCGLLLFTSNYRWFYILQYISLAIYAIVLVPQLFFFNMFNFYARMNYIFLSPGNFIIAFVYLLIVTVVITGIVWLQVKLMKSMGRFVGVVPVFAGLLIICEFATPAITILSKHAIHDKNSINNSNEETSQQDSWIYWRKLIITYIGSNNIAQIQKDYAKFSKGKTSITPYACDTATDGISASLAPTMQYLYDTNAKKDFLVLMESWGELAEPREQEKLINHIKTLFKQHGPKLTQNYTVEFGRTCFHGNTSSAEGREMLNMNDEESYRAFLEHGVKPTHNITEYKNQNGYHTIAGFTASKQYGSNSSNAEGFRRALGFKSRFYYEELSKHYPDNKENTYKAVFDENLIDSILNESKRYEKVFAYALTINTHTPFRFDVKNNIDGKYYYKVKRELFKSFKENQQAYDQFYRIASIINHTFKRLAEAGPTGDGTAPTARRNSTPQPGASAAPFDRILIIGDHANPDFRTRGLYNMKTVPFLIIRRKIQGGNNLVTMP encoded by the coding sequence TTGCAACTCCTAACTGCTATTTTCAAATTAATCGTTCTGGTAGCCATTCAAATCATTATTGAACAGGCGCCACAATTGATATTAGGTAATCCAGAAATCACGATCAACCTCAGTTTTATTTTTATTATCAACTGTGGGTTGTTGTTATTCACCAGCAACTATCGGTGGTTCTATATTCTGCAATATATTTCCTTGGCTATTTATGCAATTGTACTCGTGCCACAGTTGTTCTTCTTTAATATGTTCAACTTTTATGCACGGATGAACTATATCTTTTTGAGTCCAGGCAATTTTATCATTGCATTTGTTTACTTGTTGATTGTAACTGTCGTTATTACTGGCATCGTTTGGCTTCAGGTAAAGCTGATGAAAAGCATGGGGCGATTTGTGGGAGTGGTTCCTGTTTTTGCAGGTCTATTGATCATTTGCGAATTCGCAACACCAGCAATAACTATTCTTTCAAAGCATGCTATACATGATAAAAATAGTATCAATAATTCTAATGAAGAAACCAGCCAACAGGACTCTTGGATTTATTGGCGCAAGCTCATCATCACTTATATAGGCAGCAACAATATTGCACAAATACAAAAAGATTACGCCAAATTCAGCAAAGGGAAAACTTCCATCACCCCCTATGCCTGTGATACGGCAACTGACGGAATCTCAGCCAGTCTTGCTCCCACCATGCAATACCTTTATGATACCAATGCAAAAAAGGATTTTTTAGTATTGATGGAAAGTTGGGGCGAACTGGCAGAACCCCGCGAGCAGGAGAAACTCATTAATCATATCAAGACGTTATTTAAACAACACGGGCCAAAGCTTACGCAAAATTACACGGTAGAATTCGGCCGCACTTGTTTCCACGGCAATACCAGTTCTGCGGAGGGACGCGAAATGTTGAACATGAACGATGAGGAATCTTATCGGGCTTTTCTGGAGCATGGGGTAAAGCCTACACATAATATTACGGAATACAAAAACCAGAACGGCTATCATACTATTGCAGGATTCACCGCATCCAAACAATATGGCAGTAATTCCAGTAATGCCGAAGGATTCAGAAGAGCATTGGGCTTTAAAAGCCGATTTTATTACGAAGAACTCAGCAAGCATTATCCAGATAACAAAGAGAATACCTATAAAGCGGTTTTCGACGAAAATTTAATCGATAGCATACTCAACGAGAGCAAACGCTATGAAAAGGTTTTTGCCTATGCCCTCACCATCAATACGCATACCCCTTTTCGGTTTGATGTAAAGAACAATATTGACGGTAAATACTATTATAAGGTAAAGCGCGAACTTTTTAAAAGCTTTAAAGAAAACCAACAGGCATACGATCAGTTTTATCGGATTGCCTCTATTATCAATCATACGTTTAAGCGGCTCGCGGAAGCGGGTCCCACAGGCGACGGCACAGCACCCACCGCGAGACGCAACAGCACCCCACAACCAGGAGCCTCTGCCGCCCCCTTCGACCGCATCCTCATCATTGGCGACCATGCCAACCCCGATTTTCGCACCCGCGGCCTATATAATATGAAAACCGTTCCCTTCCTAATCATCCGCCGCAAAATCCAAGGAGGTAACAATTTGGTAACAATGCCGTAA
- a CDS encoding GNAT family N-acetyltransferase, protein MKFITEPLNSSHYRKEFTCGKIILDNYLKNQVSQDIKRKLSACFVLLSDNQVVIGYYTLSNASIQRQILPTEIIKKLPPSYANLPATLLGRLAVDKNYFGKKLGELLLIDALKRSYLVSIESIASMAIIVDPIDDDAANFYKKYGFIELTDSKKMFLPMQTIASLFKDLPL, encoded by the coding sequence ATGAAATTTATTACAGAACCCTTAAATAGTAGTCATTATCGAAAAGAATTTACTTGTGGCAAAATTATTTTAGATAATTACTTAAAAAACCAAGTTAGTCAAGACATTAAAAGAAAATTATCAGCCTGTTTTGTCTTGCTCTCAGATAACCAAGTTGTTATTGGTTATTATACGCTCTCCAATGCTTCTATCCAAAGGCAAATTTTACCAACTGAAATTATTAAAAAACTTCCCCCATCCTATGCCAATTTACCAGCCACTTTATTAGGAAGATTAGCGGTTGACAAAAACTATTTTGGGAAAAAATTAGGGGAACTATTATTAATTGATGCACTTAAAAGAAGCTATTTAGTTTCAATTGAAAGTATTGCTTCCATGGCAATAATTGTAGACCCTATAGATGATGACGCTGCCAACTTCTATAAGAAATACGGATTTATTGAATTAACTGATAGCAAAAAAATGTTCCTTCCAATGCAAACAATTGCATCTTTATTTAAGGATTTACCGCTTTAG